Sequence from the Erythrolamprus reginae isolate rEryReg1 chromosome 2, rEryReg1.hap1, whole genome shotgun sequence genome:
CCAATGTACGATAGGGAaacttctgagcatatgcagagtTCTTTGAGAGGGGGCTTTTTTTCTTGGGTTTTATGCTGAGCCTCAGGAATTCACATATCATAAAATAAGGTGCAACCTCTTTCTTAGAGAAGCAACACAGAGTGACCTTTTGACCTTTATAGCAGGAAACCCTGTCAGTCTCTGATGGGAAAAAGCTCAGACTTGGGAGCCTCTTTTCTGACTCCTGATGTCCATCAGTCCAGCCAAAATTTGCCTTCAGAAAAGGGGCTACCAGACTCCTCCTGATTCTTCTACTTTAGGAATTGTAAACAAAAGCAAATCTATTTCTGGTGCTCAGTGTAACTGCTGCTTTTCTGCTGGGAGGAAGAACCAGGGGAGGCCTAAGAGAGGATCTAAGGGCATTTCATCAGGATCGGCCAAGTATTGTGATGGGATTCTGTAGTTTCCTTTCTATCCCCTGAAGTCAGTTCTAGGGTCTGGTCCCTGCAGCTTCACCAACCTCAAACAATGGAAAAACCAATGTATTAAAGCTCAGGTATGTTCACATCTGGACACACCTGGGGTCagatttctctcccacccccctccaggctgcccaagaGCCCGGCCTTTCCCTCCCTGCAGCCTCTCACCCTTCAGCTCCAAGTCCAGAGGATCCTGCAGGCCGTCGTGCTCCACGTGACACCGATAGCGGCCCCTCTCTTTGGGGTCGATCTGGATGCTGAGCCAGTAGTGGTAGGTCCCATCCGCATTGGGGGCCAGAAACCCATGGAAAGTGTCCTGCAGCCAGACCTCCCTGTCCCTCGTCCAGGAGGCATCGATGTCCCTGGGGTAGAAGCCGTGGACCCGGCAGACGTGCGTCTCCATCCCATCCTCCACCTCCGTCCTGCTGCTCATCGTCACCACTGGAGTCTCTGCGGAAACACCGGGATTGACTCTGAGCCCCTCCAGAGACTGAAAGGTGGGTGAGAAAATCAGGGGCAGGAAACTCTCCCCCTATTTCCCCCTCCACACCTGAAGCATCTCAAGGGGTTTTGGGAAATGCTCCGAATCTGGAAAACGTTCAACCACAAGAACTCCTGATTTTGAGTCCTTCCCAGGGACTCAGCCTGAAAAACCTCCAGCAGCAAATTGAGGGTCCAAGGAAATTCCTCTCTGTCTGCTTTGACCTCTGGCTGATCTTGGGCTGCTCCCTTCAGGGGAGGGAGAGTGGAGATGGTCTCTTAGGTTCCCTCTCAAAACAGCCACAAAACAGAAGATTCTCTCTACTTTCTGCATCCTCTTCTGCTCCCCTGAATCTGAGGCTGCTCCAGGCCTCTTTCCAAGGGACACACCCCCAATTTTAAGGGGAAGAGAGATCAAAGGGAATCTCACACTGGTCAATTTGGAAAAGAGATTCTGCCtctgaaaaggggggggacagagagagaatgatatCAATGGAAGAGAGAGGGGGTCCTCTTCCCCAGGCAGGGAGGGGCTGTTGGTGATAATCAGTGAAATTTTGCTCCACCCTgaacccccctcccccaccccccaccccggaAAGAAATGAACCCCTCATCCATGGCCCTTTTGCCCAGCTGGGATCACTGATAATGTGTTTTTAATGGTAGAAGTGGAGCCCCCTAGTGGTGGGGGTAGGAGGTACACTCAGGTGTAAGGCAGGAATGGAGCCCCCTATGGGATGTGGGGTGAAGCAGAgttaatggaggggggggggaattaagggTGCCCACCACTCTCAACTACAGTTTGGCTAATGGGAGTTTCACTGAATGGCCCCAAATGGTTCCCTCCTTGTGGGCAGTGAAGAGGACACCCTCAAGGGCTTTCCCTGCCTGACCCACCCAGACACCTGCCAGGCAGAGGCTGCATTTCCTGGTCCACTGAATGGCTGCCTGGGAGTGAGAACCAATCAGGGCTTCCCGTGTCCTGGAGAGAGGctggaagggggggaggggattcccaCCAGGGAGAAAACAGGCTGCAGATCAGGGACTCAAAGGGGCTGAATGTGTCCAAGAGATCCGGCCATAAAGGAGGAAAGTCCAGTCTCCATTCAGATGCTCACCTGTCCTCAGCAGCGTCTCATTCCCATAGGACAGGTGCTTCTCCAGCCACTCAATGCATTCCTTCTCCAGGTAGGCCTTCTTTCTCTGATTGAATCCTAGATCAGTATCCCATTTCCTCTGGGTGATCTGGGCCTGGGGGTCGGGAGCCACCCAAGTGAGGGTCTCCTTGTCGAAGGTGAGGAAGGTCCTCCCATCATAGCCATCCTGATAAAACCCTCCTTTACTTCCGTCCCTCCGGAGCTCACAGCCATACATCCTCTGGATGGTATGAAACCCTATAAGACAGACAGAAGGATGGTTTCCG
This genomic interval carries:
- the LOC139159738 gene encoding major histocompatibility complex class I-related gene protein-like isoform X2, whose product is MTLRPAPLWLPVMVAVSLLRGSCLGASSHSMKCFYTGISEPSQGLPHFVAVGYVDDQLFSYYDSNSWKLQPRVSWMEKVGKEDPQYWDRNTRILRVHEQIFRAGLETLRNRYNQSEGFHTIQRMYGCELRRDGSKGGFYQDGYDGRTFLTFDKETLTWVAPDPQAQITQRKWDTDLGFNQRKKAYLEKECIEWLEKHLSYGNETLLRTETPVVTMSSRTEVEDGMETHVCRVHGFYPRDIDASWTRDREVWLQDTFHGFLAPNADGTYHYWLSIQIDPKERGRYRCHVEHDGLQDPLDLELKEPTDSKSNLGLIIGFVVAALVVVVIVIAGIVVFINRGQEDYNAVPRRNQAI
- the LOC139159738 gene encoding BOLA class I histocompatibility antigen, alpha chain BL3-7-like isoform X3 — its product is MTLRPAPLWLPVMVAVSLLRGSCLGASSHSMKCFYTGISEPSQGLPHFVAVGYVDDQLFSYYDSNSWKLQPRVSWMEKVGKEDPQYWDRNTRILRVHEQIFRAGLETLRNRYNQSEGFHTIQRMYGCELRRDGSKGGFYQDGYDGRTFLTFDKETLTWVAPDPQAQITQRKWDTDLGFNQRKKAYLEKECIEWLEKHLSYGNETLLRTETPVVTMSSRTEVEDGMETHVCRVHGFYPRDIDASWTRDREVWLQDTFHGFLAPNADGTYHYWLSIQIDPKERGRYRCHVEHDGLQDPLDLELKEPTDSKSNLGLIIGCVVAALVVVGVIAGIVVFIKKHQDGYKAASTNDKGSSSSDQGSNQAI
- the LOC139159738 gene encoding major histocompatibility complex class I-related gene protein-like isoform X1; translated protein: MTLRPAPLWLPVMVAVSLLRGSCLGASSHSMKCFYTGISEPSQGLPHFVAVGYVDDQLFSYYDSNSWKLQPRVSWMEKVGKEDPQYWDRNTRILRVHEQIFRAGLETLRNRYNQSEGFHTIQRMYGCELRRDGSKGGFYQDGYDGRTFLTFDKETLTWVAPDPQAQITQRKWDTDLGFNQRKKAYLEKECIEWLEKHLSYGNETLLRTETPVVTMSSRTEVEDGMETHVCRVHGFYPRDIDASWTRDREVWLQDTFHGFLAPNADGTYHYWLSIQIDPKERGRYRCHVEHDGLQDPLDLELKEPTDSKSNLGLIIGFVVAALVVVVIVIAGIVVFINRGQEDYNAVPRPGEGRLWGT